A single genomic interval of Legionella israelensis harbors:
- the hflC gene encoding protease modulator HflC — MNAMKAGLGIILFIVLLIFFASVFTITQGNHGILLRLGRLVDDSATGKARILNPGLHVKMPFIETVRIFDTRIQTLDIKSSRIVTKEKKDVIADYYVKWRISDLAQYFKSTGGNEFKAETLLEQQLNTLLRAEFGKRTIPDVVSDARGDIMDVLQQGAEEQAGKLGIHVVDVRIKGIELPPSTSNAIYQRMRADMQKIANRHRADGKAAAEAIQAKADRDVTVILATAKSNGQKVKAEGQAKAAEIYAKAFGQNKNFFEFYRSLLAYEASFNNKQDILVLDQSSAFFDYFKHSMPKNNGTTAGN, encoded by the coding sequence ATGAATGCGATGAAAGCCGGTTTAGGGATTATTTTATTTATAGTACTGCTGATCTTTTTTGCCAGCGTATTTACAATCACTCAGGGGAATCATGGAATACTGTTGCGTTTGGGGCGTTTAGTAGATGACTCGGCCACGGGTAAAGCCAGAATTCTGAATCCAGGGCTACACGTCAAGATGCCTTTTATCGAAACCGTTCGTATTTTTGATACTCGTATCCAGACGCTGGATATAAAATCATCGCGAATCGTGACTAAGGAAAAGAAGGATGTAATTGCGGATTATTATGTAAAATGGCGTATTAGTGATCTTGCACAGTATTTTAAGTCCACAGGGGGAAACGAATTTAAGGCAGAAACCTTGTTGGAACAGCAATTGAACACCTTGTTACGGGCAGAATTCGGCAAGCGTACCATTCCGGATGTGGTCTCCGATGCACGGGGTGATATTATGGACGTTCTGCAGCAAGGTGCTGAGGAACAGGCCGGTAAATTGGGAATCCATGTGGTGGATGTACGGATCAAAGGTATCGAATTGCCGCCAAGCACCAGCAACGCCATTTACCAGCGCATGCGGGCAGATATGCAGAAAATAGCTAATCGTCATCGAGCCGATGGGAAGGCTGCTGCAGAAGCCATTCAGGCCAAAGCTGATCGAGACGTTACGGTTATTTTGGCCACGGCAAAAAGTAATGGTCAGAAAGTGAAGGCCGAAGGACAAGCTAAAGCGGCTGAAATCTATGCAAAAGCATTTGGTCAAAATAAAAATTTCTTTGAGTTTTATCGTAGTTTGCTGGCATACGAAGCAAGCTTCAATAATAAACAGGATATATTGGTTCTGGATCAAAGCAGTGCTTTTTTTGATTATTTTAAACATTCCATGCCAAAAAATAATGGTACAACTGCTGGAAATTAA
- the hflK gene encoding FtsH protease activity modulator HflK encodes MGWNDPDKDKDPWSGKNQPPDLDEALKRFQDKLKKTFLGGKGKKSDGGDGRDSSGGLLVILVLAIAVILWALAGIFIVDPAEKAAILYFGKYRETVGPGPHWIPRIIATKIVRNVDRVMDYSYSGQMLTKDENLVSVSLVVQYHIGDLEDYLFNVSDPQESLQQATSSALREVLGTTNLDQIITEGRSVWGARVQQTLIEILGSYKTGIRIVNVSPQPARAPENVQDAFDDAIKAQEDEKRFKEQALAYAARVIPIANGNARRITEEAEAYREQVVLRARGEVAEFLAVLPQYIASPFVTSERMYLDTMQKVLNNTSKIIVDGKAGNLLYLPLDKLSMRIPPAKNGKAELDDEESVKKEVQNLIPDTRQAGRDIIRQTYRPGRGE; translated from the coding sequence ATGGGATGGAATGATCCGGATAAGGATAAAGATCCATGGAGCGGTAAAAATCAGCCGCCTGATTTGGATGAAGCCTTAAAGCGCTTTCAGGATAAATTGAAAAAGACTTTTTTAGGGGGTAAAGGCAAAAAATCTGACGGTGGAGATGGCCGTGATTCAAGTGGTGGCCTGTTGGTGATTCTTGTTCTTGCCATTGCCGTTATCCTCTGGGCGTTGGCTGGTATATTTATCGTGGATCCTGCGGAAAAAGCCGCCATTCTTTATTTTGGCAAATACAGAGAAACGGTGGGCCCTGGCCCTCACTGGATACCGAGAATCATAGCCACAAAAATTGTGCGTAATGTTGATAGAGTGATGGATTATTCCTATTCGGGGCAGATGTTAACGAAGGATGAAAACCTTGTCTCCGTTTCTCTTGTGGTGCAATATCATATTGGCGATCTGGAAGATTATTTATTTAACGTTTCTGATCCCCAGGAAAGCTTGCAACAAGCGACCTCCAGCGCCTTACGTGAAGTGTTGGGAACAACCAATCTTGATCAAATCATTACCGAAGGACGAAGTGTCTGGGGGGCTCGCGTTCAACAGACATTGATAGAGATTCTTGGCAGTTACAAGACGGGCATCAGAATCGTTAATGTGTCGCCTCAGCCGGCGCGAGCTCCTGAAAACGTTCAGGACGCTTTTGATGATGCCATCAAGGCCCAGGAAGATGAAAAGCGATTCAAGGAGCAGGCATTGGCTTATGCCGCACGAGTCATTCCTATTGCCAATGGTAACGCCAGACGTATCACGGAAGAAGCCGAGGCATATAGAGAACAGGTGGTGTTGCGTGCCAGGGGGGAGGTTGCTGAATTTTTGGCGGTGTTACCGCAATACATCGCTTCTCCATTCGTGACGTCAGAGCGTATGTATCTGGACACCATGCAGAAGGTATTGAACAATACCTCCAAGATCATTGTAGATGGTAAGGCAGGTAATCTCCTTTATTTGCCACTGGATAAATTATCCATGCGCATTCCTCCTGCAAAGAACGGAAAAGCAGAGCTTGACGATGAAGAATCCGTAAAGAAAGAGGTGCAAAACCTGATTCCTGATACACGTCAGGCAGGACGGGATATCATAAGACAGACGTATCGTCCGGGGAGAGGTGAATAA
- a CDS encoding ankyrin repeat domain-containing protein: protein MVAFKTIDEFIRNNDQEGFEQYLSKQNTSFFQSYWNHNGKQLTLLDYLISQYEETPQKEEVAEHSSAKGKEIASEDEEERKKEEQNVFVFIQILMRKSQKFHTGTPIHQATKEGKLQLARTLIENTEFSLNSYDKDGNSLLKLVLETRDKKFIQFLLSQERLNPHQPFDVKENSETIEMQPIHYAIYLDFPEAVEGLAKRGADLNNSCNQEQNYPIHLAAKYGSEQVMRGLLEAVEKPNLEHLNSKQQTAIELACARLKEAKGKDEKQSLLSNISLLLCYGAELPRKEFMKNFLQNHADELLEKINEYLSEHTELVEAFVDRCHDRNDDLHSFFYDTNPLSTAFKHLFGKPNNRPLIIEGLITKKYKDECTSKEHVSETDKVKFARFVQTYREMYKDDTISNPWSKMHMNIACGTMTSWKSVTDYANEHPKSRTAKVLKRMEETAKGQTLTQMLNN, encoded by the coding sequence ATGGTGGCTTTTAAGACAATAGATGAGTTCATTCGCAACAATGATCAAGAGGGATTTGAGCAGTATCTCAGCAAACAAAATACCTCTTTTTTTCAAAGTTACTGGAATCACAATGGCAAGCAACTGACGCTGCTCGATTATTTGATAAGTCAGTATGAAGAGACGCCGCAAAAAGAGGAAGTAGCAGAGCATTCATCGGCAAAAGGAAAAGAAATTGCGTCAGAAGATGAAGAGGAACGAAAAAAGGAAGAGCAGAATGTATTTGTTTTCATTCAAATTCTAATGAGGAAATCTCAAAAATTTCATACCGGAACCCCTATTCATCAGGCTACCAAAGAAGGTAAATTGCAACTGGCCCGTACCCTAATTGAGAATACGGAATTTTCCTTGAATTCCTATGATAAAGATGGAAATAGCCTTTTAAAGCTTGTTCTTGAGACAAGAGATAAAAAGTTTATTCAATTCCTTCTCTCGCAGGAAAGGCTTAACCCTCATCAGCCGTTTGATGTTAAGGAAAATTCAGAGACCATAGAGATGCAACCGATTCATTACGCAATTTATCTGGATTTCCCAGAAGCGGTTGAAGGGCTTGCTAAAAGAGGCGCTGATTTGAATAATTCCTGTAATCAGGAGCAAAACTATCCTATTCATCTGGCCGCGAAATATGGTAGTGAGCAGGTAATGAGAGGATTATTGGAGGCAGTAGAAAAGCCAAATCTTGAACATCTTAACTCCAAGCAGCAGACCGCTATAGAATTAGCTTGTGCGAGATTAAAAGAGGCAAAAGGAAAAGATGAGAAACAGAGTCTTCTAAGCAACATTAGCCTCTTGCTTTGTTATGGAGCCGAACTCCCGAGAAAGGAATTTATGAAGAATTTCCTTCAAAATCATGCCGATGAATTGCTTGAAAAAATCAATGAATATTTAAGTGAGCATACTGAATTAGTTGAAGCGTTTGTTGACCGCTGTCATGATCGAAATGATGATTTACATTCATTTTTTTATGATACCAATCCTCTAAGCACCGCTTTTAAGCATTTGTTCGGCAAACCAAACAATAGACCTCTTATCATTGAAGGCTTGATTACAAAAAAATATAAAGATGAGTGTACTAGTAAAGAACATGTCTCAGAAACAGACAAGGTGAAGTTTGCACGATTTGTCCAGACTTATCGTGAAATGTATAAGGATGATACCATTAGTAATCCCTGGAGCAAAATGCATATGAATATAGCCTGCGGAACCATGACATCCTGGAAATCTGTGACAGACTATGCCAATGAACATCCAAAAAGCAGAACGGCTAAAGTGTTGAAGCGAATGGAAGAAACAGCAAAAGGACAAACGCTTACTCAAATGTTGAATAACTAA
- a CDS encoding M42 family metallopeptidase, with the protein MKKIVTLTFAWMLSLPVFAVTELPLLAKLTETAGASGFEKPVRHMLKEQWQPFMSKLAVDGMGNLIGSHKNNQDGPRVLIMAHMDEVAFMVESITPEGFLKVIPIGGIYNSVAYAQRWQVSTAKGLVKAYSGMDSPHIVEKKPSGSPELSALFLDIGAASREEVESKFAIRPGLPVTPESAFTSLGEHRFLAKALDDRLGLAVISDAMRLIKHQQPNQLHLAATVQEEIGLRGASTLFESIHPDIAINVEVGIADDYPLLQSERKGRISLGKGPTLFVYDRSMIPNQELLNWVLALAEKYHINVQLEVEPGYGEDAAKLQTSGSGVPALNIGIPVRYAHQHAGVFDERDYQQAVKLLGLIIEHLNQEVMDQIKAG; encoded by the coding sequence ATGAAAAAAATCGTCACGTTAACTTTTGCATGGATGTTATCGCTCCCAGTATTTGCTGTTACCGAATTGCCGTTACTGGCCAAATTAACAGAGACTGCCGGAGCATCTGGTTTTGAAAAACCCGTTCGCCATATGCTTAAAGAACAATGGCAGCCTTTCATGAGCAAGTTAGCTGTAGATGGAATGGGTAATCTGATTGGCAGCCATAAGAACAATCAGGATGGGCCAAGGGTTCTTATCATGGCTCATATGGATGAAGTGGCATTCATGGTAGAATCCATTACTCCGGAAGGATTTTTAAAAGTGATTCCAATAGGCGGAATTTATAATTCAGTGGCTTATGCACAACGATGGCAGGTGAGCACAGCAAAAGGGCTTGTAAAGGCCTATTCCGGCATGGATTCGCCTCACATTGTGGAAAAAAAACCATCTGGTTCTCCCGAACTTAGCGCCTTGTTTCTTGATATTGGCGCTGCGAGCCGTGAAGAAGTAGAAAGTAAATTTGCCATCCGTCCAGGTTTGCCAGTGACGCCTGAGAGCGCTTTCACCTCTTTGGGTGAGCATCGATTTCTGGCTAAGGCTTTGGACGATCGTCTGGGGCTTGCAGTCATCAGTGATGCCATGCGCCTTATTAAACATCAGCAACCCAATCAGTTACATCTGGCAGCGACGGTGCAGGAAGAAATTGGTCTGCGCGGGGCAAGTACGCTTTTTGAAAGCATCCATCCTGATATAGCCATCAATGTTGAAGTTGGCATTGCGGATGACTATCCACTCTTGCAGTCAGAGCGAAAAGGCCGGATTAGCTTGGGCAAAGGACCGACTCTGTTTGTTTACGATCGCAGCATGATACCTAATCAGGAACTGCTGAACTGGGTGCTTGCCCTGGCTGAAAAATATCATATCAATGTGCAACTGGAAGTCGAGCCAGGTTATGGGGAAGATGCCGCCAAATTACAAACCTCAGGTTCAGGGGTACCCGCTCTCAATATCGGTATCCCCGTACGTTATGCTCATCAACATGCCGGCGTTTTTGATGAACGGGATTATCAGCAAGCGGTAAAACTTCTGGGATTAATTATTGAACATTTGAATCAGGAGGTTATGGACCAGATCAAAGCTGGGTGA
- the trmB gene encoding tRNA (guanosine(46)-N7)-methyltransferase TrmB, with product MHHRTIKSFVLRGGRITPRQQQGLDKWFEFYQLPRQALWDFDDLFERQSDTVVEIGFGMGNSLLTMAKKNPDINYVGIEVHRAGIGSLAADLYDEQLTNVKLVAQDAVDVFKNNIAEVSLSGVQIFFPDPWPKKKHHKRRLIQPEFVHLLVQKIRSGGFIHCATDWQDYAEFMLETLSAEPLLMNRQKDGGYTPKPESRPSTKFETRGQRLGHGVWDLVFVRK from the coding sequence ATGCATCATCGAACGATTAAAAGCTTTGTCCTGCGTGGTGGACGGATTACGCCCAGACAACAGCAGGGATTGGATAAGTGGTTTGAATTTTATCAATTGCCAAGGCAAGCGCTCTGGGATTTCGATGATCTGTTTGAGCGTCAGTCTGATACTGTCGTTGAGATCGGGTTTGGCATGGGGAACTCTTTACTGACCATGGCAAAGAAAAATCCTGATATCAACTATGTTGGTATAGAAGTTCATCGTGCCGGAATCGGCAGTTTGGCAGCCGATTTATATGATGAGCAACTGACCAATGTTAAATTGGTTGCACAGGATGCTGTTGATGTATTTAAGAATAATATTGCAGAAGTTTCTTTAAGCGGTGTGCAGATTTTTTTTCCTGACCCCTGGCCTAAAAAAAAGCATCATAAAAGACGTCTGATTCAGCCAGAATTTGTGCATCTGCTGGTTCAAAAAATAAGGTCAGGTGGTTTTATTCACTGTGCCACTGATTGGCAGGACTATGCTGAGTTTATGCTTGAAACTTTGTCCGCTGAGCCTTTGTTAATGAATCGGCAGAAAGATGGTGGTTATACACCGAAACCGGAAAGCCGCCCATCAACAAAATTTGAAACGCGAGGTCAACGTTTAGGGCATGGTGTTTGGGATTTGGTTTTTGTAAGGAAGTAA
- the rpmB gene encoding 50S ribosomal protein L28, producing the protein MSKVCQVTGKRPISGNNVSHAHNKTRRRFIPNIQNHRFWVEEENRFVSLKVSTKGMRIIDKLGIKAVLDKLRAKGEKV; encoded by the coding sequence ATGTCTAAAGTATGTCAGGTCACTGGCAAGAGACCCATTTCAGGTAACAATGTCTCTCACGCACACAATAAAACTCGAAGACGCTTTATACCCAACATTCAAAATCATCGTTTCTGGGTAGAGGAAGAAAATCGTTTTGTCAGTTTAAAAGTCAGCACAAAAGGCATGCGCATCATTGACAAACTGGGTATTAAAGCCGTTCTGGATAAACTCAGAGCCAAAGGCGAAAAAGTTTAA
- the rpmG gene encoding 50S ribosomal protein L33 — protein sequence MAAVNIKVKMESTAGTGYYKTTTKNPRNHPEKMELMMYDPVVRKHVLFKEKKVK from the coding sequence ATGGCAGCTGTTAACATAAAAGTTAAAATGGAATCGACGGCAGGAACGGGTTATTACAAAACCACCACTAAAAACCCACGTAATCATCCGGAAAAAATGGAATTAATGATGTATGATCCAGTTGTTCGTAAGCACGTGCTTTTTAAAGAGAAAAAAGTCAAGTAA
- a CDS encoding RNA polymerase factor sigma-54, with the protein MKPALHLNLGQHLTLTPQLQQAIRLLQLSTMDLQQEIQNILESNPLLEATSPSEDKDEITLEATSQELDDYTDFQWSQLYSSNTRQGSTDENDYNLENLYSTTTTLQDHLRWQLNLTPMSDMDRVIGTTIIDAINDDGFLTQSLNELHASLNSENHSLDKAEIEAVRHIIQNFDPVGCGSFNLSECLIAQLTQLSDETPYLDITKKIVQNDLDLLGHHNYRQLMKDYHIDETITQKILDTIHKLNPKPGSLIHQNVTEYIIPDLSVKKINGKWQVFLNQNILPKLSINHQYASLIQRANDSADNQFLKHNLQEARWFMKSIQSRQDTLLKVASCIVKHQKDFLEQGEEAMKPLVLNDIANDLNMHESTISRVTTQKYLHTPRGVFELKYFFSSHLATASGGECSSTAIRAMIKKLIAEEDRNKPLSDNKIAQMIEKQGIQIARRTITKYREEMAIPPSYERKMLKT; encoded by the coding sequence ATGAAACCAGCATTACATCTCAATCTGGGGCAACATCTTACTCTGACACCGCAATTACAACAGGCGATCCGCTTACTCCAGCTATCAACAATGGATCTGCAACAGGAAATTCAGAATATTCTTGAATCAAATCCTCTGCTGGAAGCCACGTCTCCATCTGAGGACAAGGATGAAATTACATTGGAGGCCACTTCCCAAGAACTTGACGACTATACCGATTTTCAATGGTCACAGCTTTATAGCAGCAATACGAGACAAGGCAGTACCGATGAAAACGATTATAATCTTGAAAATTTATATTCCACGACCACAACATTACAAGATCATCTGAGATGGCAACTGAATCTTACGCCAATGAGCGACATGGACCGGGTCATTGGTACCACCATTATTGATGCCATCAATGACGATGGTTTTCTCACCCAATCCTTGAACGAGCTACACGCGAGTCTCAATAGCGAAAACCATTCCCTGGACAAAGCAGAAATAGAAGCTGTTCGTCATATTATTCAAAATTTTGACCCTGTAGGATGCGGCTCTTTTAACCTTTCAGAGTGCTTAATAGCCCAGTTAACTCAATTAAGTGATGAAACACCTTACCTTGATATCACTAAAAAGATTGTTCAGAATGATCTTGATCTGCTTGGCCACCACAATTACAGGCAACTGATGAAAGACTATCATATTGATGAAACGATCACCCAAAAAATCCTGGATACCATTCACAAACTTAACCCAAAACCGGGTAGTCTGATTCATCAGAATGTGACTGAGTACATCATTCCAGATCTTTCGGTAAAAAAAATAAATGGGAAATGGCAGGTTTTTCTGAATCAGAATATTTTGCCTAAACTAAGCATTAACCATCAGTACGCGTCTCTCATTCAACGGGCAAATGACAGTGCTGATAATCAATTCTTAAAACACAATCTGCAGGAAGCACGATGGTTTATGAAAAGCATCCAAAGCCGCCAGGACACCTTGCTTAAAGTGGCCAGTTGTATTGTTAAACACCAAAAGGATTTTCTTGAACAGGGTGAAGAAGCGATGAAGCCTCTTGTTCTTAATGATATTGCCAATGACCTGAATATGCATGAATCCACTATATCAAGAGTCACCACTCAAAAATATCTGCATACTCCACGAGGTGTCTTTGAACTGAAATATTTTTTTTCCAGTCATCTGGCGACAGCATCCGGAGGAGAGTGCTCCTCGACAGCCATTCGAGCCATGATAAAGAAACTGATTGCTGAGGAAGATCGTAACAAACCATTAAGTGACAACAAAATTGCTCAAATGATAGAGAAACAAGGCATTCAAATTGCCCGCAGGACAATTACAAAATACAGGGAAGAAATGGCCATTCCTCCATCTTATGAACGCAAAATGCTTAAGACATAA
- the hpf gene encoding ribosome hibernation promoting factor has translation MQINITGHHLEVTPALRAFTKEKFDRLERHFDKITSANVIFDVEKLRQIAEATLLVSKGELHARSESEDMYAAIDTLVDKLDRQLIKHKEKMRNHRS, from the coding sequence ATGCAAATCAATATTACCGGTCATCACTTAGAAGTCACACCTGCCTTGAGAGCGTTCACCAAAGAAAAATTTGATCGACTGGAGCGTCATTTTGACAAAATAACGTCAGCTAATGTTATATTTGATGTGGAAAAACTTCGTCAGATCGCTGAAGCAACCTTGTTGGTTTCTAAAGGTGAGCTACATGCTCGCTCTGAATCAGAAGACATGTACGCCGCTATTGATACCTTGGTTGATAAGCTGGATCGTCAGCTGATAAAACATAAAGAAAAAATGCGGAATCATCGTTCCTAA
- a CDS encoding PTS sugar transporter subunit IIA, whose product MLFSDFIVPERVYIDTTSFSKTAVLLQASQLLAQSQSSLDTQELFSAFWKREALGSTAIGHGVAIPHIRIDDIIKTYGCFLKLKNPVDFGAEDKQPIDLVLAFMVPSHETQQHLTILANIMDKFKHSDFRNECRNADDEKRLYELLTQ is encoded by the coding sequence ATGTTATTTTCAGACTTTATTGTTCCCGAGCGGGTATATATCGATACCACATCATTTAGTAAGACAGCCGTATTACTGCAAGCCAGTCAATTATTGGCTCAATCACAATCAAGTCTTGACACGCAGGAATTGTTCAGCGCTTTTTGGAAAAGAGAGGCCCTTGGCAGCACAGCTATAGGTCACGGCGTCGCAATCCCGCATATACGTATTGATGACATCATAAAAACATACGGTTGTTTTTTGAAATTAAAAAATCCGGTCGATTTCGGCGCTGAAGACAAACAGCCGATCGATTTGGTTCTGGCCTTCATGGTCCCAAGCCATGAAACGCAACAGCATTTAACGATTCTTGCCAATATCATGGATAAATTTAAGCATTCGGATTTCAGAAATGAATGCCGCAATGCTGACGATGAGAAAAGGCTGTATGAACTGCTCACTCAATGA
- a CDS encoding HPr family phosphocarrier protein, protein MITKKITIINKLGLHARASAKFVSTAARFQSHIEVSKGSQTVNGKSIMGVMMLAASKGSELTLQIEGTDETAMEEALTSLIHNRFGEEE, encoded by the coding sequence ATGATTACAAAAAAAATCACCATTATTAACAAGCTTGGGTTACACGCAAGAGCATCAGCGAAATTTGTCTCTACTGCGGCAAGATTTCAAAGTCATATTGAAGTCAGCAAAGGCTCCCAAACCGTAAACGGCAAAAGCATCATGGGGGTTATGATGCTTGCTGCCAGCAAAGGCAGTGAGCTTACCCTGCAAATTGAAGGCACTGACGAAACGGCTATGGAAGAAGCGTTGACAAGCCTGATTCATAACCGCTTTGGTGAAGAGGAATAA
- the pssA gene encoding CDP-diacylglycerol--serine O-phosphatidyltransferase, which yields MRKESRGGIYLLPNLLTTASLFAAFYSIVASMKSHYETAVTAIFVGMIADGLDGRIARMTNTQSAFGAEYDSLSDMVTFGVAPALLLYSSHLHQLGKIGWLIAFIYTAAVALRLARFNTQVETADKRYFQGLACPPAAALLASFVWLCHQHLGKNLILDIATGLLALIAAMLMVSNVRYYSFKEIDFKGRVPFLYILIMVILFAAIAVNPALVLFAAFLVYASSGPVQTLLILHRVRKQRKKGNKSKGKR from the coding sequence ATGCGAAAAGAAAGCCGTGGCGGTATTTATTTATTACCCAATCTGTTAACCACTGCCAGTTTGTTTGCCGCTTTCTATTCTATAGTGGCTTCAATGAAATCACATTATGAAACCGCTGTGACAGCAATTTTTGTAGGCATGATTGCTGATGGTCTGGATGGACGTATTGCTCGAATGACCAATACGCAAAGTGCTTTCGGTGCTGAGTACGACAGCTTGTCTGATATGGTGACTTTTGGTGTTGCTCCTGCTCTCTTGTTGTATAGCTCTCATTTACATCAATTAGGCAAAATTGGCTGGTTGATAGCTTTCATTTATACTGCTGCCGTTGCTTTGCGTCTCGCGCGCTTCAACACCCAAGTGGAAACCGCCGATAAACGTTACTTTCAGGGGCTTGCCTGTCCTCCAGCCGCAGCGCTGTTGGCCTCTTTTGTCTGGTTGTGTCATCAGCATCTGGGAAAAAATCTTATCCTCGATATAGCGACAGGTCTGTTGGCATTAATTGCGGCAATGCTGATGGTAAGTAATGTTCGCTATTACAGTTTTAAAGAAATCGATTTCAAAGGCAGGGTGCCCTTTCTCTACATTCTGATCATGGTCATTTTATTTGCTGCTATAGCTGTTAATCCTGCTCTTGTTCTGTTTGCTGCTTTTTTGGTGTATGCCTCCTCAGGTCCCGTACAAACCTTACTTATTTTACACAGAGTAAGGAAACAGCGAAAAAAAGGTAATAAATCCAAAGGAAAAAGGTGA
- a CDS encoding DUF3579 domain-containing protein encodes MTKSKDKTIIIEGVTSQGKQFRPSDWAERMSETMASFKNSRIHYSPLLQPSINTEGYKCVLLDPKLKESSPQIYQSIMEFAKTNNLRICGEEEEPKD; translated from the coding sequence ATGACCAAGTCTAAAGATAAAACCATCATCATTGAAGGCGTAACCTCTCAAGGGAAACAATTCCGACCCAGCGACTGGGCTGAAAGAATGAGTGAAACCATGGCCAGTTTTAAAAACAGCCGTATCCACTATTCGCCTTTGTTACAACCCAGCATCAATACAGAAGGATATAAATGCGTTCTTCTTGACCCCAAACTTAAAGAATCAAGTCCTCAGATATATCAAAGCATCATGGAGTTTGCCAAAACCAATAATCTAAGAATCTGTGGTGAGGAAGAAGAACCTAAGGACTAA
- a CDS encoding ferredoxin--NADP reductase encodes MQVTTFPITLEESFMLSPKVKHFIFKCEHSPPFHYLPGQFITVHFEKEGKVLRRSYSVANPPEQNNRIEFAAGYVEHGPGTELLFNLKPGDNIQINGPFGRLICKEESPKRYIFVATSTGVTPYRAMIPELKKRLENSNLKIVILEGVQKREDLLYGEEFKTFARQYPEQVIFRPYLSRESANHLLEGEYSGYVQLAFPELNLRPENDMIYLCGNPAMIDDAFEYLKEQGFTTQQIIREKYISR; translated from the coding sequence ATGCAAGTGACTACATTTCCTATTACCCTTGAAGAATCTTTCATGCTTTCCCCCAAAGTAAAACATTTTATCTTTAAATGCGAACATTCTCCGCCATTTCATTATCTTCCAGGTCAGTTTATAACGGTTCACTTCGAGAAAGAGGGCAAAGTACTGCGCCGCAGCTACAGCGTCGCCAACCCTCCGGAACAAAATAATCGTATTGAGTTCGCCGCAGGCTATGTCGAACATGGACCGGGAACAGAGTTGTTGTTTAATTTAAAACCCGGAGATAATATTCAAATCAATGGGCCGTTTGGCCGACTGATTTGCAAAGAAGAATCACCCAAACGGTATATTTTTGTCGCTACCAGCACCGGCGTAACCCCTTATCGAGCCATGATACCGGAATTGAAAAAACGACTGGAGAATTCAAATCTCAAGATCGTTATTCTTGAAGGTGTGCAAAAGCGGGAAGATTTACTCTATGGCGAAGAATTTAAAACATTTGCCCGTCAATATCCCGAACAGGTTATTTTCAGGCCTTATTTAAGTCGGGAATCGGCCAATCATCTTCTTGAAGGAGAATACAGCGGCTATGTACAACTTGCCTTTCCCGAACTGAATTTGCGCCCTGAAAATGATATGATATATTTATGTGGAAATCCCGCTATGATTGATGATGCCTTTGAGTATCTTAAAGAACAAGGGTTCACTACACAGCAGATCATTCGTGAGAAATACATTTCCCGATAA